The nucleotide window CCCTGTATGATATAAAGTGTTGAATAACGTTAtgcatattcaatattttatgaaaaaataataataaaatcaaccgTAGATATATACTTAATACAGTGTACAACTACTATTCTCATAAAACCATCTTGCTTATTATTTTAATGTACAATGAAGTAACACACAAAATAGAACACACTTTGCCTCTCACTATTAGACACGACACGAGTGgtataagaaaaaaacatatCGAGGCATTGCGTCAGCAATGTATTAATGAATTCTTTGGCATTGTAAACGGTATCGACAGCGAACTCAAGGAAgttgtaaaatttatgttttatatacatatggtggtttttcatatttaaacaatttttattgtaaacataCGGAATGTCGGAAGCAGACGAAGTTAAAGTGGAAATTAGTGGCGAGATGACTGTTCCCAAGGAACAACATAGACCACAATTCGATTTCAGCAGGTTCATGGCATCTACAGATAAAGTGATATGATAAatgctaattatttttttttgaatttcctaGTTTTGCGAATGTTCAAAGAATACCAAGTCCAATGGATGTCATACAGTTAACAAGAAAGTATATACGTCCGTGGTCAGAGTTTATTAACACCGCTAATTTCAAAGCTGCAGCGAGTATGCCACGTTTAACGAACCGATTTGTGCGCAATATAAGTTACTTCCAAagcaattatatatttatttttgtattactgATGATATATTGTCTGTAAgagtattataaaaaatactattccttttcattaattattaattaatttgaagcaTCACATCACCGTTACTACTGATTGTTTTGGGTGCTGTGGCATATGCAAGTCATAAAATTAAGAAGGCTCAAATGCCGATCACTATTTTTGGACAACAGCTTGGGACTAATCAACAAATAATGGCTATAAATTTTGCTTCCGTGCCAATTTTATACTTAGTAGGTGCGGGTGCCGCATTGTTTTGGACATTGGGTAAGTTTTCAACTAACATATTGCAAAAGTACCaatgctatttttttatataggcGCCTCTTGTTTTGTAATATCATTGCATGCTGTATTCTACAATATTGATGCAATTGTAACCGAAGAAAACGAAGGATTTCTCTCAGAAGTTGTGTAAAACATTTTAAAGAGTTAAACAAGTTACGCAGGCACATTATACCAAATGTACCCAAATTACTAAATgcaattct belongs to Zeugodacus cucurbitae isolate PBARC_wt_2022May chromosome 6, idZeuCucr1.2, whole genome shotgun sequence and includes:
- the LOC105221458 gene encoding prenylated Rab acceptor protein 1 isoform X1, producing MSEADEVKVEISGEMTVPKEQHRPQFDFSSFANVQRIPSPMDVIQLTRKYIRPWSEFINTANFKAAASMPRLTNRFVRNISYFQSNYIFIFVLLMIYCLITSPLLLIVLGAVAYASHKIKKAQMPITIFGQQLGTNQQIMAINFASVPILYLVGAGAALFWTLGASCFVISLHAVFYNIDAIVTEENEGFLSEVV
- the LOC105221458 gene encoding prenylated Rab acceptor protein 1 isoform X2 — protein: MSEADEVKVEISGEMTVPKEQHRPQFDFSSFANVQRIPSPMDVIQLTRKYIRPWSEFINTANFKAAASMPRLTNRFVRNISYFQSNYIFIFVLLMIYCLITSPLLLIVLGAVAYASHKIKKAQMPITIFGQQLGTNQQIMAINFASVPILYLVGAGAALFWTLVPQLKITSNYILTNGTKRIHLPLIFH